A stretch of the Chitinophagaceae bacterium genome encodes the following:
- the pgi gene encoding glucose-6-phosphate isomerase, translating into MLSKTIPIKLEVWEKLKKKAKTLKKTSIVSLFDKDKNRAKEFSIQFEDIFFDFSKNLIDKDTLNHLLELCKECKLQNAKKQMFSGEAINETEQRSVLHTALRNTSHIPIKVDGKNIMDDVNQALDYIKNFSKLFHEGKVKGYTNKPLKSIINIGIGGSDLGPYMVTECLKPYQKAGIKIFFVSNIDGSHLTETLKLVNPEETLFIIASKTFTTQETMTNAASAKKWLLSYCKDESYIKNHFIAVSTNQTKVVEFGISPSNMFTFWDWVGGRYSLWSSIGISIVLSIGFDNFIELLKGAHAMDNHFLHTEDAQNMPTILAVLGIWYNNFFDAETSAVLCYEQNMHRFAQYLQQLDMESNGKNVNRKGKKISYQTGQIIWGEPGTNGQHAFYQHIHQGTKLIPCDFIAFAQAHHDLEEHHEILLSNFFAQSQALMIGKAKKEVHQELALQNKNMEYVLKVHPYKVFDGNKPSNSFLIKKLTPYNLGALIALYEHKIFVQGIIWNIYSFDQWGVELGKELANKILPYLKNDDSVNSQDPSTNILINTYKKMKKK; encoded by the coding sequence ATGTTATCAAAAACAATCCCTATAAAACTTGAGGTTTGGGAAAAATTAAAAAAAAAAGCAAAAACTTTAAAAAAAACAAGTATAGTATCTTTATTTGACAAAGATAAGAACAGAGCTAAGGAATTTTCTATTCAATTTGAAGATATATTTTTTGATTTTTCTAAAAATTTAATAGATAAAGATACTTTGAATCATCTTTTAGAACTCTGTAAAGAATGTAAACTTCAGAATGCGAAAAAACAAATGTTTTCAGGCGAAGCCATTAACGAAACAGAACAACGTTCCGTGCTTCATACAGCTCTCAGAAACACGTCTCATATTCCTATAAAAGTAGATGGAAAAAATATAATGGATGATGTGAATCAAGCATTAGATTATATCAAGAATTTTAGTAAATTATTTCACGAAGGAAAAGTAAAAGGATATACAAATAAACCACTCAAATCCATTATTAATATAGGTATTGGCGGTTCTGACTTAGGACCTTATATGGTTACAGAATGTTTGAAGCCATATCAAAAGGCAGGTATAAAGATATTCTTTGTTTCCAATATAGATGGGAGTCATCTCACAGAAACTCTCAAATTGGTAAATCCTGAGGAAACACTTTTTATCATTGCTTCCAAAACCTTCACCACACAAGAGACAATGACAAACGCAGCTTCCGCAAAAAAATGGCTTTTGAGTTATTGTAAAGATGAATCATATATTAAAAATCATTTTATTGCCGTATCTACTAATCAAACAAAGGTAGTAGAATTTGGCATTAGCCCGAGCAATATGTTTACTTTTTGGGATTGGGTAGGAGGTAGGTATTCTCTCTGGTCATCTATTGGGATATCTATTGTTTTATCTATTGGGTTTGATAATTTTATAGAGCTTTTAAAGGGAGCGCATGCTATGGATAATCATTTTTTACATACTGAAGACGCACAGAATATGCCAACTATACTTGCTGTATTAGGTATTTGGTATAATAATTTTTTTGATGCGGAAACATCTGCTGTTTTGTGCTATGAACAAAATATGCATCGCTTTGCCCAATATCTTCAGCAATTAGACATGGAAAGTAATGGCAAAAATGTGAATAGAAAAGGAAAAAAAATATCCTACCAAACCGGACAAATTATTTGGGGGGAACCTGGAACCAACGGACAACACGCATTTTATCAACACATACATCAAGGAACAAAACTTATTCCATGTGATTTTATTGCTTTTGCTCAGGCGCATCATGATTTAGAAGAACATCATGAAATCTTACTGAGTAATTTTTTTGCCCAAAGTCAAGCTCTTATGATCGGTAAAGCAAAAAAAGAGGTACATCAAGAACTTGCTTTGCAAAACAAAAATATGGAGTACGTTTTAAAAGTACATCCTTATAAAGTATTCGATGGAAATAAACCTTCCAATTCTTTTTTGATTAAAAAATTGACACCATATAATTTAGGGGCTCTCATCGCTTTGTATGAACATAAAATATTTGTACAAGGCATTATATGGAATATATATAGTTTTGACCAATGGGGAGTAGAGTTAGGTAAAGAACTTGCGAACAAAATACTGCCATACCTTAAAAATGATGATTCTGTAAATTCACAAGATCCTTCTACCAATATACTTATAAATACTTATAAAAAAATGAAAAAAAAGTAA
- a CDS encoding MBL fold metallo-hydrolase: MKNKIQILDLHFLGLPHTVGVFLLETSIGAVLFETGPHSTISHLEKELKIYGHNIENIQHVFITHIHLDHAGAAWFFAEKGATIYLHPLGVQHLADPTKLMDSAKRIYQDSMDHLWGKMNTIDVKNLQKMEHGEAIVLGDTKIIGWHTPGHAIHHIAWQVEDKLITGDVAGVKIENGAVVPPCPPPDIHIEDWIHSLEIIQKLPIKELYLTHYGIVTDVFAHTETLKKTLVEYAEWVKMALNKNIDTKTMTADFENYIISLFRKQGLTEQQIKQYQAANPPWMTVIGLTRYWKKISL, encoded by the coding sequence ATGAAAAACAAGATTCAGATATTAGACCTACATTTTTTAGGGTTACCCCATACCGTAGGTGTTTTTTTATTAGAAACATCCATTGGTGCAGTATTATTTGAAACAGGTCCTCATTCCACTATTTCTCATCTAGAAAAAGAACTCAAAATATATGGACATAATATTGAAAACATACAACATGTTTTTATTACCCATATTCATTTAGACCACGCAGGAGCAGCTTGGTTCTTTGCAGAAAAAGGTGCTACTATATATCTCCATCCTTTAGGTGTGCAACATCTTGCGGACCCCACTAAACTTATGGACTCAGCAAAAAGAATCTATCAAGATTCTATGGATCATCTATGGGGAAAGATGAATACCATAGATGTAAAAAATTTACAAAAAATGGAACACGGGGAAGCAATTGTTTTAGGGGATACTAAAATAATAGGATGGCATACACCAGGACATGCGATTCATCATATAGCGTGGCAGGTAGAAGATAAGTTAATAACAGGTGATGTAGCAGGAGTAAAAATTGAAAATGGGGCGGTTGTTCCGCCTTGCCCTCCACCTGATATACATATAGAAGATTGGATACATTCTTTAGAAATAATTCAAAAATTACCTATCAAAGAACTGTATCTTACCCATTACGGTATTGTAACAGATGTTTTTGCTCATACAGAAACTCTCAAAAAAACATTGGTAGAATACGCTGAATGGGTAAAGATGGCTCTAAATAAAAATATAGATACCAAAACAATGACCGCAGATTTTGAAAACTATATCATTTCTTTGTTCAGAAAACAAGGGTTAACGGAGCAACAAATAAAACAATACCAAGCTGCCAATCCGCCATGGATGACTGTTATTGGACTTACTCGGTATTGGAAAAAAATATCTCTCTAA
- a CDS encoding T9SS type A sorting domain-containing protein, whose product FIETPNTHIRIFPNPADDYITIQWDKSQKVSSVKIYDVKGNEVSDGGLGIGYGVSIDIKTMPKGEYIVVVYGEKGEILKAEKVIKN is encoded by the coding sequence CTTTTATAGAAACACCAAATACTCACATTCGTATTTTCCCAAACCCTGCCGATGACTACATTACCATTCAATGGGATAAAAGCCAAAAAGTCTCTTCCGTAAAAATATATGATGTAAAGGGAAATGAGGTATCTGATGGGGGATTGGGGATTGGATATGGGGTATCTATAGATATAAAAACCATGCCAAAGGGAGAATATATTGTGGTGGTATATGGGGAAAAAGGAGAGATTTTAAAGGCGGAAAAGGTGATTAAGAACTAA
- a CDS encoding pyruvate dehydrogenase complex dihydrolipoamide acetyltransferase, producing the protein MAEIIRMPKMSDTMQEGIIARWLKKVGDTVKSGDVLAEVETDKATMELESYDDGILLYIVEPNKSIAVNGIIAIIGEKDTDISKILSNNNDNTFSKSNEKLVEKTIAFVSEKITTQSESRIKISPIARKIATEKNIDIQKLQGSGDNGRIIKRDIETLSAQSLTVKPIGIIQETQNVHLQESFEDVANSSMRKTIAKRLSESKSTSPHFYLTIEICMDKAIDARNSLNADSPIKISFNDIIVKASATALGQHKDINAAWLGDTIRKNHHIHIGVAVAIPDGLLVPIVRFANTKSLSQISAEIKDLGQKAKEKKLQPADWEGSTFSISNLGMFGIDEFTAIINPPNACILAVGGIKQTPIIKNGQIVIGNMLKVTLSCDHRVVDGAMGATFLATLKKLIEDPIKILL; encoded by the coding sequence ATGGCAGAAATAATAAGAATGCCAAAGATGAGTGATACCATGCAAGAAGGTATTATTGCTCGATGGCTCAAAAAAGTAGGTGATACAGTAAAGTCGGGAGATGTTTTAGCAGAAGTAGAAACAGATAAAGCTACTATGGAATTAGAATCTTACGATGATGGGATATTACTTTATATCGTAGAACCCAACAAATCAATAGCCGTAAATGGAATTATTGCAATCATTGGAGAAAAAGATACAGATATTTCAAAAATACTGAGTAATAACAACGACAATACTTTTTCTAAATCAAATGAAAAACTTGTAGAAAAAACAATAGCATTTGTTTCTGAAAAAATAACAACTCAATCCGAATCAAGAATAAAAATATCTCCAATAGCAAGAAAAATTGCAACAGAAAAAAACATTGATATACAAAAACTACAAGGTTCGGGAGACAACGGAAGGATTATAAAAAGAGACATAGAAACTCTCTCTGCTCAATCGCTCACCGTAAAACCCATTGGTATAATACAAGAAACACAAAATGTTCATTTGCAAGAATCTTTTGAAGATGTTGCTAATTCTTCTATGAGAAAAACTATTGCAAAAAGACTATCAGAAAGTAAATCTACTTCACCACATTTTTATCTTACCATAGAAATATGTATGGATAAAGCAATAGATGCAAGAAATTCTCTGAATGCTGACTCTCCAATAAAAATATCTTTTAACGACATTATAGTAAAAGCATCTGCCACCGCATTAGGTCAACACAAAGACATAAATGCTGCATGGCTTGGGGATACCATAAGAAAAAATCATCACATTCATATAGGTGTAGCAGTAGCTATACCCGATGGACTCCTTGTTCCCATTGTACGATTTGCAAATACAAAATCATTATCGCAAATATCTGCAGAAATAAAAGACTTAGGGCAAAAAGCAAAAGAAAAAAAACTACAACCAGCCGATTGGGAAGGAAGCACTTTTTCTATCTCAAACTTAGGAATGTTTGGAATTGATGAATTTACCGCTATTATAAATCCTCCAAATGCTTGTATCCTTGCGGTAGGAGGAATAAAACAAACCCCTATTATAAAAAACGGGCAAATAGTTATAGGAAATATGCTCAAAGTCACTCTTTCTTGCGACCATAGAGTAGTTGACGGAGCAATGGGAGCAACTTTTTTAGCAACACTCAAAAAACTTATAGAAGACCCTATAAAAATTCTATTGTAA
- a CDS encoding protein kinase, with protein sequence MNLKIGSSLKNGMYIIEKILLRSHYFFCYEGTSLDTHSKYFQKKVFIKEFSIEKNVLESQDTFLKHKNIFFENATKVHSFQAIPNVPYLIDTLQENGTVYIVSEFMEGTSLFEYVKQRIVLPQSNALKYYHKIKDTIDCLHTHDYFHNNITPENIFIDAKGELFITGFKLVPSLPPNITYDVTKLESMKHYIIYRNTYKKRDEYSLCAVLYYMVEGTAPPIITKQNNELLFHNNFISEETKHIIREGMLFDIHHSKNIIHTIKSIKKNDESVLNESVLYGVTDTNSNTSDAAELATQNNNTIFSQWIISFAIMVLSIVFLFLLGDIIKGYKKHSDRQTLVDLYDSLNGDTWINNTKWKSENPLEEWYGVTTGVYGKVVRLELSGNNMSGTISPSIQYLKHIKVINFSENKIKGTIPDAMALLNNIQKIDISWNFFTGNIPDSLFTIPSLEFLDVSHNLLNKTEYPFIWNNKEMIENSFHERIRKKKENKF encoded by the coding sequence TTGAACTTAAAAATTGGTTCTTCTTTAAAAAACGGAATGTATATAATAGAAAAAATACTCTTGAGAAGTCATTATTTTTTTTGTTATGAGGGAACTTCTTTAGATACTCATTCCAAGTATTTTCAAAAAAAGGTTTTCATAAAAGAGTTTTCTATAGAAAAAAATGTATTGGAAAGTCAAGATACTTTCCTAAAACATAAAAATATCTTTTTTGAAAATGCAACCAAGGTACACTCTTTTCAAGCGATCCCAAATGTCCCATACCTTATAGATACGTTACAAGAAAATGGTACAGTATATATTGTTTCAGAGTTTATGGAAGGCACTTCTCTCTTTGAATATGTGAAACAACGTATAGTGCTACCTCAATCTAACGCACTCAAGTATTATCACAAAATAAAAGACACCATAGATTGTTTGCATACGCATGATTATTTTCATAATAACATTACTCCCGAAAATATCTTTATAGATGCAAAGGGAGAGTTATTTATAACAGGTTTTAAGCTTGTTCCTTCTCTGCCACCGAACATTACATATGATGTTACAAAATTAGAAAGCATGAAACATTATATTATTTATAGAAATACTTATAAAAAGAGAGATGAATATTCATTATGTGCTGTTTTATATTATATGGTAGAAGGAACAGCTCCTCCTATTATTACCAAACAAAATAATGAACTGTTATTTCATAATAATTTTATATCCGAAGAGACAAAACACATTATAAGAGAAGGAATGCTCTTTGACATACACCACTCTAAAAACATTATTCATACTATCAAAAGCATTAAAAAAAACGATGAATCTGTATTAAATGAATCTGTATTGTATGGTGTCACAGATACGAATAGTAATACATCGGATGCAGCAGAACTTGCTACCCAAAATAACAACACAATATTTTCACAATGGATAATATCTTTTGCAATAATGGTATTATCCATTGTATTCTTGTTTTTATTAGGAGACATCATAAAAGGATATAAAAAACATTCGGATAGACAAACATTAGTGGATCTGTATGATTCTTTGAATGGGGATACTTGGATAAACAATACAAAGTGGAAAAGCGAGAACCCCCTTGAAGAATGGTATGGGGTGACCACAGGAGTATATGGAAAAGTAGTGCGTTTAGAACTCTCTGGAAATAATATGAGCGGAACAATCTCTCCATCTATTCAATATCTGAAACATATTAAAGTAATTAACTTTAGTGAAAATAAAATAAAGGGAACTATCCCCGATGCGATGGCATTGCTTAATAACATACAGAAAATAGATATTTCTTGGAATTTTTTTACCGGAAACATTCCCGATTCTCTTTTTACAATACCTTCTTTGGAGTTCTTAGACGTTTCACATAATTTATTAAATAAAACAGAATATCCTTTTATATGGAACAATAAAGAGATGATCGAAAACTCATTCCATGAAAGAATACGTAAAAAAAAAGAAAATAAATTTTAA
- a CDS encoding succinate dehydrogenase cytochrome b subunit — protein sequence MSGFTQAIQSSILRKVVMALTGLFLILFLVVHLLGNLQLLIDDGGKTFNLYAHLMGNNPFIQLVSKGNFAFIILHVIFSLILTRMNSKARPIGYRVSGGNTNSTFVSRNMGILGTLILIFLIVHLKGFWWEFKYGDTFKETITIDGSTIPNYYLLIQNAYNELWYVIFYGVSMVFLSFHLWHGFSSAFQTLGINHEKYTPAVQFIGKAFSIIVPFLFAIIPIVMYFKR from the coding sequence ATGAGTGGTTTTACACAAGCAATTCAAAGTAGCATATTAAGAAAAGTAGTGATGGCTCTCACGGGGTTGTTTTTGATACTTTTTTTAGTAGTGCATCTGTTAGGTAATTTACAGCTATTAATAGATGATGGGGGGAAAACTTTTAATCTTTATGCACATCTGATGGGAAATAATCCATTTATTCAGTTGGTTTCTAAGGGAAATTTTGCTTTTATTATTTTGCATGTGATATTTTCTCTTATCCTTACGAGGATGAATAGTAAGGCAAGACCTATTGGTTATAGGGTTTCGGGCGGGAATACAAATAGTACATTCGTTTCTCGCAACATGGGAATATTGGGAACTCTTATTCTTATCTTTCTCATAGTCCATCTGAAAGGATTTTGGTGGGAATTTAAATATGGGGATACTTTTAAAGAAACTATCACTATAGATGGTTCTACTATACCAAATTACTATTTACTTATACAAAATGCGTATAACGAGCTTTGGTATGTAATATTTTATGGAGTTTCTATGGTATTTTTGAGTTTTCATCTTTGGCATGGGTTTTCGAGTGCTTTTCAAACATTAGGTATAAATCATGAAAAATACACTCCTGCCGTTCAATTTATAGGGAAAGCATTTTCTATTATAGTTCCTTTTTTATTTGCTATAATTCCTATAGTAATGTATTTCAAAAGATAG